A stretch of Malus sylvestris chromosome 11, drMalSylv7.2, whole genome shotgun sequence DNA encodes these proteins:
- the LOC126591020 gene encoding F-box/kelch-repeat protein At3g06240-like has product MMKEENPNLPWEMIREIFSWLPVKSLGQFRCVSKPCRSFISDPNFAKIQLSRTIDNKHILFQRRRLVFTNEKRHSIYFCNLDELLNQDSRFLDDGESINENIGKSVVVSNLDYVHPEQSSPDGSPLPNFWVLISYCNGLVLFKLNGQELYLVNPAIREYKKLPKPPSFNALSLSGFGFDHASDDYKVVNGWSVKDEIEFAVYSLKTGFWRVIERRFPYKAMFCFIGFMLNGGVHWLVKIAQDDSWVIISFLLEEEEVREIPVPFTSYKPLHYKLGVFGEFLCIADWVSSHVDEQYTDFWVMKEYGVRESWTEKKFSSFIPFSLVHSGCWKKDYVLLICQHKKLLVMYDFSDGSSHCINIYDFPKVSDAGFYVESLVSLN; this is encoded by the coding sequence ATGATGAAGGAAGAGAACCCTAACCTTCCATGGGAGATGATACGCGAGATTTTTTCATGGCTGCCAGTAAAATCATTAGGCCAATTCAGGTGCGTATCTAAGCCATGTCGTTCTTTCATCTCCGATCCCAACTTTGCTAAAATCCAGCTTAGCAGAACAATTGACAATAAGCACATTTTGTTCCAAAGACGGAGACTTGTATTTACTAATGAAAAACGTCATTCCATTTACTTTTGTAACCTTGATGAGCTTCTCAATCAAGACAGTCGATTTCTGGATGATGGAGAAAGTATTAATGAGAATATTGGTAAAAGTGTTGTGGTTAGTAATCTGGATTATGTTCATCCTGAACAGTCCAGTCCTGATGGGTCGCCATTGCCGAATTTCTGGGTCTTGATTTCTTACTGCAATGGGTTAGTGTTGTTCAAGTTAAATGGACAAGAGTTATATCTGGTCAACCCAGCAATAAGGGAATATAAGAAACTGCCCAAGCCACCATCTTTTAACGCACTAAGTCTTTCTGGGTTCGGTTTTGATCATGCCAGTGATGATTACAAAGTGGTAAATGGGTGGTCCGTGAAAGATGAGATCGAGTTTGCTGTCTATTCATTGAAAACCGGTTTTTGGCGAGTGATTGAAAGGCGGTTTCCCTACAAAGCTATGTTCTGTTTTATTGGCTTCATGCTGAATGGAGGCGTGCATTGGTTGGTGAAGATAGCCCAAGATGACTCGTGGGTGATTATATCTTTCCTTTTAGAAGAGGAGGAGGTTCGAGAAATTCCAGTACCATTTACTTCTTATAAGCCACTACACTACAAACTGGGTGTCTTCGGGGAATTTCTGTGCATAGCAGATTGGGTTTCTTCTCATGTAGATGAACAATATACTGACTTTTGGGTTATGAAGGAATATGGAGTCAGGGAGTCTTGGACTGAAAAAAAGTTCTCCAGTTTCATCCCATTCTCGTTAGTACATTCAGGTTGCTGGAAGAAAGATTATGTTCTCTTGATTTGCCAGCACAAGAAGCTGCTGGTTATGTACGACTTTAGTGATGGAAGCTCGCATTGCATAAACATTTATGATTTCCCTAAAGTAAGTGATGCGGGTTTCTATGTGGAGAGCCTTGTTTCGCTAAACTAA